One region of Wyeomyia smithii strain HCP4-BCI-WySm-NY-G18 chromosome 3, ASM2978416v1, whole genome shotgun sequence genomic DNA includes:
- the LOC129727359 gene encoding tyrosine-protein phosphatase 10D isoform X3 yields MYSAAAIFGYKISCISLTLALISTLIQICSGADLVIEIPGNLGLDDSYYRLDYYPPVGNPAPNATIASRDVGDEIQFSNGQPGTRYNFWLYYTNSTHHDWLTWTVSITTAPDPPSNLSVAVRSGKIATISWSPPSQGNYSTFKLKILGLSDSFATNQTVVVEDNQFQHALRDLTPGATYQVQAYTVFDGKESVAYTSRNFTTKPNTPGKFIVWFRNETTLLVLWQPPYPAGIYTHYKVSIEPPDALGSVLYVQKEGEPPGPAQAAFKGLVPGRAYNISVQTMSEDEISLPTTAQYRTVPLRPMNVTFDKKAITENSFKVMWEAPKGISEFDKYQVSIATTRRQQAVIRNDNENMAWLEFKDNLDPGKTYQVVVKTVSGKVTSWPASGEVTLKPLPVKNLYSFTDSKTGIITISWAPDDASTQDEYRVSYHELETNNGDASTMNTDKTNFALESLLPGRNYSVTVQAISKKMESNETVIFVVTRPSSPIIEDLKSIREGLNISWKSDVNSRQEKYEVTYTRNDTNDGKIVLTTESRLVFTNLYPGAGYEVKVFAVSHGLRSEPHSYFQAVYPNPPRDMTIEKVTSNSVLVRWKAPERSEFTEYSIRYRTESEKQWIRLPSVKTTDADVTDMTPGEKYTIQVNTVSYGVESPNPQQVNQTVRPNPVSNIAPLVDSNNITLEWPRPEGRVETYIIHWWPTEFPDQVFSNNVSELNTIFPYPGSGLNEDEKPIEEPPTVRILIGDLKSGVMYNFKIQTVSYGLTSDVTKLQTRTMPLIQSEVLVVNNVQMRDTVTLSFTPTPQQSSKFDLYRFSLGDVNIPDKEKLANDTDRKVTFTGLIPGRLYNITVWTVSGGVASQPIQRQDRMYPDPITELNASNITDTDIVLKWDIPKGEYNAFEIQYLKNDSHYVQNLTVNNHITITDLKPHRNYTFTVVVRSGTESNVLRSSLPVSANFQTKESVPGRVDKFAPVDIQPSEITFEWSLPSNEQNGIIRQFTITYGLDGSQHTQAKDFKPTELRGTIKTLLPGKTYIFRIQAKTTIGYGPEQMWKQKMPILAPPKPETQVVPTEVGSSASTIEIRFRKHYFSDQNGVVTTYTIIIAEDDSKNASGLEMPSWYDVQSYSVWPPYQVIEPYYPFKNSSVEDFTIGTENCDTRKSGYCNGPLKSGTTYKVKVRAFTAPDKFTDTAYSYSIRTGLLSVDAQDNTSLIVSITVPLFIILLLVSTLLFLRRRRHTGRKKATEQRANDNMSLPDSTMETSRPVLVKNFAEHYRLMAADSDFRFSEEFEELKHVGRDQPCTFADLPCNRPKNRFTNILPYDHSRFKLQPVDDEEGSDYINANYVPGHNSPREFIVTQGPLHSTRDDFWRMCWESNSRAIVMLTRTFEKGREKCDHYWPHDTVPVYYGDIKVTLLNDSHYPDWVITEFMMTRGDTQRIIRHFHFTTWPDFGVPNPPQTLARFVRAFRERVGPDQRPIVVHCSAGVGRSGTFITLDRILQQIQVSDFVDIFGIVWAMRKERVWMVQTEQQYICIHQCLLVVLEGKEGTEREIHDNQGYEAPGDQEVAEDRQLIETDRNEDGVVYSDPSMLDNGADNNEHNDCTQAEAQPNNSRTDVAKIDEIHCQEAEVIAVEVQAHDKSNSEEQLPTVDDKTDQGQDASQGGSCHLIETVDCKPEGITNNSNDQSIGNKLWKEER; encoded by the exons aTCTGTAGCGGTGCCGACCTTGTGATAGAGATTCCCGGAAATCTCGGCTTAGATGATTCTTACTACCGCCTCGATTACTACCCACCGGTGGGTAATCCAGCACCAAATGCAACAATTGCATCGCGGGACGTGGGCGACGAGATCCAGTTCTCTAACGGACAGCCGGGTACGCGATACAACTTTTGGTTGTACTACACCAACTCGACACACCACGACTGGCTCACGTGGACGGTGTCAATAACGACCGCCCCGGATCCACCGTCGAATTTGTCTGTGGCGGTTCGCTCAGGCAAAATTGCCACCATAAGTTGGAGCCCCCCTTCGCAGGGCAACTACTCGACATTCAAGCTGAAAATCCTTGGGCTGTCGGATAGTTTTGCCACCAATCAAACGGTTGTCGTCGAGGACAATCAATTTCAGCATGCGCTACGAGATCTTACGCCAGGCGCAACCTATCAGGTGCAAGCGTACACCGTTTTCGATGGAAAAGAATCGGTTGCGTACACCAGCCGCAACTTTACCACAa AACCCAACACACCGGGAAAGTTCATCGTGTGGTTCCGAAACGAAACCACGCTGCTTGTGTTATGGCAACCGCCGTATCCTGCCGGGATTTACACTCATTACAAGGTTTCTATCGAACCTCCAGATGCACTCGGTAGCGTGTTGTACGTTCAGAAGGAAGGCGAGCCACCAGGACCGGCACAGGCAGCCTTCAAAGGACTCGTACCAGGCCGAGCATACAATATATCCGTACAAACAATGTCTGAAGATGAAATTTCACTGCCCACAACTGCACAATATCGGACAGTTCCTCTTCGACCTATGAACGTAACGTTTGACAAAAAGGCAATAACGGAAAATTCCTTCAAAGTAATGTGGGAAGCCCCCAAGGGTATCAGTGAATTTGACAAATATCAAGTATCGATCGCCACAACCCGACGCCAGCAGGCAGTGATTCGTAATGATAATGAGAATATGGCATGGCTTGAGTTCAAAGATAATCTGGACCCTGGTAAAACTTATCAAGTAGTTGTAAAAACCGTGTCAGGAAAAGTCACCTCCTGGCCGGCTTCAGGAGAGGTCACACTCAAGCCGCTACCGGTGAAGAATCTATACTCCTTCACCGACAGCAAAACCGGAATCATCACTATATCCTGGGCTCCAGATGATGCCAGCACACAAGATGAATACAGAGTCAGCTATCATGAACTTGAAACAAACAATGGTGATGCGAGCACGATGAATACAGACAAAACGAACTTTGCGCTGGAATCATTATTACCAGGCCGTAATTATTCCGTTACTGTGCAAGCCATCTCTAAAAAGATGGAGTCTAACGAAACGGTGATATTTGTCGTCACGAGGCCATCGTCGCCTATAATAGAAGATCTGAAATCGATACGCGAAGGACTGAACATCAGTTGGAAGAGCGATGTTAACTCACGTCAGGAGAAATACGAAGTTACGTACACCCGCAACGATACCAACGATGGAAAAATAGTACTTACCACCGAATCTAGACTAGTGTTTACAAACCTATACCCCGGAGCTGGGTATGAGGTAAAAGTTTTTGCTGTTAGCCACGGACTAAGGAGCGAGCCGCATTCCTATTTTCAAGCAGTTT ATCCTAACCCACCGCGCGATATGACAATAGAAAAAGTAACCAGCAACTCGGTTCTGGTACGCTGGAAAGCGCCAGAACGGTCCGAATTCACCGAGTACTCGATTCGGTATCGCacagaaagtgaaaaacaaTGGATAAGGTTGCCTTCGGTAAAAACAACGGATGCAGACGTGACTGATATGACACCGGGTGAAAAATATACCATTCAGGTAAACACCGTCAGTTATGGTGTGGAGTCGCCAAACCCCCAGCAGGTCAATCAAACTGTACGGCCAAATCCCGTGTCTAACATTGCTCCACTCGTTGATTCTAACAACATAACCCTCGAATGGCCACGACCTGAAGGACGCGTGGAAACATACATTATTCATTGGTGGCCTACAGAATTCCCGGATCAGGTTTTTAGCAACAATGTGTCAGAACTCAATACAA TCTTTCCTTATCCAGGAAGCGGGCTAAATGAAGACGAAAAGCCCATCGAAGAACCACCTACCGTACGAATCCTTATAGGAGACCTAAAGTCGGGTGTGATGTATAACTTTAAAATTCAAACGGTTTCGTATGGTCTGACGAGTGATGTCACAAAACTACAAACACGCACAATGCCACTCATACAGTCCGAAGTACTGGTCGTTAATAATGTACAGATGCGTGATACCGTTACACTGAGCTTCACTCCCACTCCTCAGCAATCGTCCAAATTTGACCTCTATAGGTTTTCTTTGGGAGATGTCAACATTCCTGACAAGGAGAAACTTGCGAATGATACAGATAGAAAAGTAACCTTTACTGGTCTCATACCGGGACGGCTCTACAACATCACGGTATGGACGGTAAGTGGTGGAGTGGCAAGTCAACCGATCCAAAGACAAGATCGGATGTACCCAGACCCAATCACTGAGCTCAACGCCAGTAACATCACCGACACCGATATTGTTTTAAAATGGGATATTCCAAAGGGTGAATACAATGCATTCGAAATCCAATACCTCAAGAACGATTCCCACTACGTGCAGAATCTCACTGTTAACAATCACATCACAATCACCGATCTTAAACCCCATCGCAACTACACATTCACAGTAGTCGTCCGGTCCGGCACCGAATCTAACGTATTACGAAGTAGTCTTCCAGTTTCTGCTAATTTCCAGACCAAAGAATCGGTACCGGGACGCGTTGATAAATTTGCACCCGTAGACATTCAGCCCAGCGAAATCACGTTCGAATGGTCTCTTCCATCGAATGAGCAAAATGGAATTATTAGACAATTCACTATCACTTACGGATTAGATGGATCACAACATACGCAAGCAAAAGATTTTAAACCTACCGAACTACGTGGCACAATCAAGACATTACTACCGGGTAAAACATACATATTCCGCATTCAAGCCAAAACTACCATCGGGTACGGTCCAGAGCAAATGTGGAAACAGAAAATGCCTATCCTGGCGCCTCCAAAACCTGAAACCCAAGTCGTCCCTACGGAAGTTGGCAGTAGTGCCTCCACCATTGAGATTCGATTCCGCAAACACTACTTCAGCGACCAAAACGGTGTGGTTACTACCTACACAATAATTATTGCAGAAGATGACAGCAAAAATGCTTCCGGCCTGGAAATGCCTAGTTGGTACGATGTGCAATCCTACAGCGTTTGGCCCCCGTATCAGGTTATCGAGCCATATTACCCTTTCAAGAATAGCTCGGTAGAAGATTTTACAATTGGAACAGAAAATTGTGATACACGCAAGTCAGGGTACTGTAATGGACCGCTCAAATCTGGCACAACGTACAAGGTTAAAGTCCGAGCATTTACTGCACCAGACAAGTTTACCGATACAGCATACAGTTATTCAATTCGAACAG GATTGTTATCAGTGGACg CACAAGACAACACATCGCTAATCGTATCAATAACAGTCCCATTATTCATCATCCTTCTACTGGTTAGTACATTGCTGTTTTTGCGCCGTCGACGACACACGGGGCGCAAAAAAGCTACGGAGCAACGAGCCAATGACAATATGTCGCTACCAGATAGCACAATGGAAACAAGCCGTCCTGTGTTGGTGAAAAATTTCGCCGAACATTACCGGCTCATGGCAGCCGATTCTGATTTTAG ATTTAGCGAAGAATTCGAGGAACTCAAACATGTGGGTCGAGACCAACCATGCACATTTGCGGATTTACCGTGCAATAGACCTAAGAACCGTTTCACCAACATTTTACCATACGATCATTCTAGATTTAAATTACAGCCGGTGGACGACGAGGAAGGTTCTGACTATATTAATGCTAACTACGTTCCG GGTCATAACTCACCTCGAGAGTTTATCGTTACACAAGGGCCACTGCACTCGACACGAGATGATTTCTGGCGCATGTGTTGGGAGAGCAACTCACGAGCGATCGTTATGTTAACGCGAACCTTCGAAAAGGGGCGCGAAAAATGTGACCACTACTGGCCTCATGATACCGTTCCAGTGTACTACGGTGACATCAAAGTTACGCTGTTGAATGACAGTCATTATCCCGATTGGGTCATCACTGAATTCATGATGACAAGA ggtGACACACAGCGCATTATTCGTCACTTCCATTTCACCACATGGCCTGATTTCGGTGTGCCAAATCCTCCTCAAACACTCGCACGATTTGTGCGAGCTTTCCGCGAACGCGTCGGACCTGACCAGCGACCAATCGTTGTACATTGTAGTGCTGGAGTTGGGCGCTCAGGGACATTCATTACACTCGATAGAATACTGCAACAAATACAGGTATCGGATTTTGTCGATATCTTCGGTATTGTATGGGCAATGCGAAAAG AACGTGTCTGGATGGTGCAAACAGAGCAGCAATACATTTGCATTCATCAGTGTTTGCTGGTGGTATTAGAGGGTAAGGAAGGAACTGAGCGCGAAATCCATGACAATCAGGGATACGAAG
- the LOC129727359 gene encoding tyrosine-protein phosphatase 10D isoform X7, with translation MYSAAAIFGYKISCISLTLALISTLIQICSGADLVIEIPGNLGLDDSYYRLDYYPPVGNPAPNATIASRDVGDEIQFSNGQPGTRYNFWLYYTNSTHHDWLTWTVSITTAPDPPSNLSVAVRSGKIATISWSPPSQGNYSTFKLKILGLSDSFATNQTVVVEDNQFQHALRDLTPGATYQVQAYTVFDGKESVAYTSRNFTTKPNTPGKFIVWFRNETTLLVLWQPPYPAGIYTHYKVSIEPPDALGSVLYVQKEGEPPGPAQAAFKGLVPGRAYNISVQTMSEDEISLPTTAQYRTVPLRPMNVTFDKKAITENSFKVMWEAPKGISEFDKYQVSIATTRRQQAVIRNDNENMAWLEFKDNLDPGKTYQVVVKTVSGKVTSWPASGEVTLKPLPVKNLYSFTDSKTGIITISWAPDDASTQDEYRVSYHELETNNGDASTMNTDKTNFALESLLPGRNYSVTVQAISKKMESNETVIFVVTRPSSPIIEDLKSIREGLNISWKSDVNSRQEKYEVTYTRNDTNDGKIVLTTESRLVFTNLYPGAGYEVKVFAVSHGLRSEPHSYFQAVYPNPPRDMTIEKVTSNSVLVRWKAPERSEFTEYSIRYRTESEKQWIRLPSVKTTDADVTDMTPGEKYTIQVNTVSYGVESPNPQQVNQTVRPNPVSNIAPLVDSNNITLEWPRPEGRVETYIIHWWPTEFPDQVFSNNVSELNTIFPYPGSGLNEDEKPIEEPPTVRILIGDLKSGVMYNFKIQTVSYGLTSDVTKLQTRTMPLIQSEVLVVNNVQMRDTVTLSFTPTPQQSSKFDLYRFSLGDVNIPDKEKLANDTDRKVTFTGLIPGRLYNITVWTVSGGVASQPIQRQDRMYPDPITELNASNITDTDIVLKWDIPKGEYNAFEIQYLKNDSHYVQNLTVNNHITITDLKPHRNYTFTVVVRSGTESNVLRSSLPVSANFQTKESVPGRVDKFAPVDIQPSEITFEWSLPSNEQNGIIRQFTITYGLDGSQHTQAKDFKPTELRGTIKTLLPGKTYIFRIQAKTTIGYGPEQMWKQKMPILAPPKPETQVVPTEVGSSASTIEIRFRKHYFSDQNGVVTTYTIIIAEDDSKNASGLEMPSWYDVQSYSVWPPYQVIEPYYPFKNSSVEDFTIGTENCDTRKSGYCNGPLKSGTTYKVKVRAFTAPDKFTDTAYSYSIRTAQDNTSLIVSITVPLFIILLLVSTLLFLRRRRHTGRKKATEQRANDNMSLPDSTMETSRPVLVKNFAEHYRLMAADSDFRFSEEFEELKHVGRDQPCTFADLPCNRPKNRFTNILPYDHSRFKLQPVDDEEGSDYINANYVPGHNSPREFIVTQGPLHSTRDDFWRMCWESNSRAIVMLTRTFEKGREKCDHYWPHDTVPVYYGDIKVTLLNDSHYPDWVITEFMMTRGDTQRIIRHFHFTTWPDFGVPNPPQTLARFVRAFRERVGPDQRPIVVHCSAGVGRSGTFITLDRILQQIQVSDFVDIFGIVWAMRKERVWMVQTEQQYICIHQCLLVVLEGKEGTEREIHDNQGYEDDEGIAESGM, from the exons aTCTGTAGCGGTGCCGACCTTGTGATAGAGATTCCCGGAAATCTCGGCTTAGATGATTCTTACTACCGCCTCGATTACTACCCACCGGTGGGTAATCCAGCACCAAATGCAACAATTGCATCGCGGGACGTGGGCGACGAGATCCAGTTCTCTAACGGACAGCCGGGTACGCGATACAACTTTTGGTTGTACTACACCAACTCGACACACCACGACTGGCTCACGTGGACGGTGTCAATAACGACCGCCCCGGATCCACCGTCGAATTTGTCTGTGGCGGTTCGCTCAGGCAAAATTGCCACCATAAGTTGGAGCCCCCCTTCGCAGGGCAACTACTCGACATTCAAGCTGAAAATCCTTGGGCTGTCGGATAGTTTTGCCACCAATCAAACGGTTGTCGTCGAGGACAATCAATTTCAGCATGCGCTACGAGATCTTACGCCAGGCGCAACCTATCAGGTGCAAGCGTACACCGTTTTCGATGGAAAAGAATCGGTTGCGTACACCAGCCGCAACTTTACCACAa AACCCAACACACCGGGAAAGTTCATCGTGTGGTTCCGAAACGAAACCACGCTGCTTGTGTTATGGCAACCGCCGTATCCTGCCGGGATTTACACTCATTACAAGGTTTCTATCGAACCTCCAGATGCACTCGGTAGCGTGTTGTACGTTCAGAAGGAAGGCGAGCCACCAGGACCGGCACAGGCAGCCTTCAAAGGACTCGTACCAGGCCGAGCATACAATATATCCGTACAAACAATGTCTGAAGATGAAATTTCACTGCCCACAACTGCACAATATCGGACAGTTCCTCTTCGACCTATGAACGTAACGTTTGACAAAAAGGCAATAACGGAAAATTCCTTCAAAGTAATGTGGGAAGCCCCCAAGGGTATCAGTGAATTTGACAAATATCAAGTATCGATCGCCACAACCCGACGCCAGCAGGCAGTGATTCGTAATGATAATGAGAATATGGCATGGCTTGAGTTCAAAGATAATCTGGACCCTGGTAAAACTTATCAAGTAGTTGTAAAAACCGTGTCAGGAAAAGTCACCTCCTGGCCGGCTTCAGGAGAGGTCACACTCAAGCCGCTACCGGTGAAGAATCTATACTCCTTCACCGACAGCAAAACCGGAATCATCACTATATCCTGGGCTCCAGATGATGCCAGCACACAAGATGAATACAGAGTCAGCTATCATGAACTTGAAACAAACAATGGTGATGCGAGCACGATGAATACAGACAAAACGAACTTTGCGCTGGAATCATTATTACCAGGCCGTAATTATTCCGTTACTGTGCAAGCCATCTCTAAAAAGATGGAGTCTAACGAAACGGTGATATTTGTCGTCACGAGGCCATCGTCGCCTATAATAGAAGATCTGAAATCGATACGCGAAGGACTGAACATCAGTTGGAAGAGCGATGTTAACTCACGTCAGGAGAAATACGAAGTTACGTACACCCGCAACGATACCAACGATGGAAAAATAGTACTTACCACCGAATCTAGACTAGTGTTTACAAACCTATACCCCGGAGCTGGGTATGAGGTAAAAGTTTTTGCTGTTAGCCACGGACTAAGGAGCGAGCCGCATTCCTATTTTCAAGCAGTTT ATCCTAACCCACCGCGCGATATGACAATAGAAAAAGTAACCAGCAACTCGGTTCTGGTACGCTGGAAAGCGCCAGAACGGTCCGAATTCACCGAGTACTCGATTCGGTATCGCacagaaagtgaaaaacaaTGGATAAGGTTGCCTTCGGTAAAAACAACGGATGCAGACGTGACTGATATGACACCGGGTGAAAAATATACCATTCAGGTAAACACCGTCAGTTATGGTGTGGAGTCGCCAAACCCCCAGCAGGTCAATCAAACTGTACGGCCAAATCCCGTGTCTAACATTGCTCCACTCGTTGATTCTAACAACATAACCCTCGAATGGCCACGACCTGAAGGACGCGTGGAAACATACATTATTCATTGGTGGCCTACAGAATTCCCGGATCAGGTTTTTAGCAACAATGTGTCAGAACTCAATACAA TCTTTCCTTATCCAGGAAGCGGGCTAAATGAAGACGAAAAGCCCATCGAAGAACCACCTACCGTACGAATCCTTATAGGAGACCTAAAGTCGGGTGTGATGTATAACTTTAAAATTCAAACGGTTTCGTATGGTCTGACGAGTGATGTCACAAAACTACAAACACGCACAATGCCACTCATACAGTCCGAAGTACTGGTCGTTAATAATGTACAGATGCGTGATACCGTTACACTGAGCTTCACTCCCACTCCTCAGCAATCGTCCAAATTTGACCTCTATAGGTTTTCTTTGGGAGATGTCAACATTCCTGACAAGGAGAAACTTGCGAATGATACAGATAGAAAAGTAACCTTTACTGGTCTCATACCGGGACGGCTCTACAACATCACGGTATGGACGGTAAGTGGTGGAGTGGCAAGTCAACCGATCCAAAGACAAGATCGGATGTACCCAGACCCAATCACTGAGCTCAACGCCAGTAACATCACCGACACCGATATTGTTTTAAAATGGGATATTCCAAAGGGTGAATACAATGCATTCGAAATCCAATACCTCAAGAACGATTCCCACTACGTGCAGAATCTCACTGTTAACAATCACATCACAATCACCGATCTTAAACCCCATCGCAACTACACATTCACAGTAGTCGTCCGGTCCGGCACCGAATCTAACGTATTACGAAGTAGTCTTCCAGTTTCTGCTAATTTCCAGACCAAAGAATCGGTACCGGGACGCGTTGATAAATTTGCACCCGTAGACATTCAGCCCAGCGAAATCACGTTCGAATGGTCTCTTCCATCGAATGAGCAAAATGGAATTATTAGACAATTCACTATCACTTACGGATTAGATGGATCACAACATACGCAAGCAAAAGATTTTAAACCTACCGAACTACGTGGCACAATCAAGACATTACTACCGGGTAAAACATACATATTCCGCATTCAAGCCAAAACTACCATCGGGTACGGTCCAGAGCAAATGTGGAAACAGAAAATGCCTATCCTGGCGCCTCCAAAACCTGAAACCCAAGTCGTCCCTACGGAAGTTGGCAGTAGTGCCTCCACCATTGAGATTCGATTCCGCAAACACTACTTCAGCGACCAAAACGGTGTGGTTACTACCTACACAATAATTATTGCAGAAGATGACAGCAAAAATGCTTCCGGCCTGGAAATGCCTAGTTGGTACGATGTGCAATCCTACAGCGTTTGGCCCCCGTATCAGGTTATCGAGCCATATTACCCTTTCAAGAATAGCTCGGTAGAAGATTTTACAATTGGAACAGAAAATTGTGATACACGCAAGTCAGGGTACTGTAATGGACCGCTCAAATCTGGCACAACGTACAAGGTTAAAGTCCGAGCATTTACTGCACCAGACAAGTTTACCGATACAGCATACAGTTATTCAATTCGAACAG CACAAGACAACACATCGCTAATCGTATCAATAACAGTCCCATTATTCATCATCCTTCTACTGGTTAGTACATTGCTGTTTTTGCGCCGTCGACGACACACGGGGCGCAAAAAAGCTACGGAGCAACGAGCCAATGACAATATGTCGCTACCAGATAGCACAATGGAAACAAGCCGTCCTGTGTTGGTGAAAAATTTCGCCGAACATTACCGGCTCATGGCAGCCGATTCTGATTTTAG ATTTAGCGAAGAATTCGAGGAACTCAAACATGTGGGTCGAGACCAACCATGCACATTTGCGGATTTACCGTGCAATAGACCTAAGAACCGTTTCACCAACATTTTACCATACGATCATTCTAGATTTAAATTACAGCCGGTGGACGACGAGGAAGGTTCTGACTATATTAATGCTAACTACGTTCCG GGTCATAACTCACCTCGAGAGTTTATCGTTACACAAGGGCCACTGCACTCGACACGAGATGATTTCTGGCGCATGTGTTGGGAGAGCAACTCACGAGCGATCGTTATGTTAACGCGAACCTTCGAAAAGGGGCGCGAAAAATGTGACCACTACTGGCCTCATGATACCGTTCCAGTGTACTACGGTGACATCAAAGTTACGCTGTTGAATGACAGTCATTATCCCGATTGGGTCATCACTGAATTCATGATGACAAGA ggtGACACACAGCGCATTATTCGTCACTTCCATTTCACCACATGGCCTGATTTCGGTGTGCCAAATCCTCCTCAAACACTCGCACGATTTGTGCGAGCTTTCCGCGAACGCGTCGGACCTGACCAGCGACCAATCGTTGTACATTGTAGTGCTGGAGTTGGGCGCTCAGGGACATTCATTACACTCGATAGAATACTGCAACAAATACAGGTATCGGATTTTGTCGATATCTTCGGTATTGTATGGGCAATGCGAAAAG AACGTGTCTGGATGGTGCAAACAGAGCAGCAATACATTTGCATTCATCAGTGTTTGCTGGTGGTATTAGAGGGTAAGGAAGGAACTGAGCGCGAAATCCATGACAATCAGGGATACGAAG